The Pseudofrankia sp. DC12 region CGGTCCACGGCGTGCTCTACATCGTCTACCTGCTCGCCACGTTCAACCTGGCGACCAAGGCGAAGTTCTCGCCGGGACGAACGATCCTGATCATGCTCGCCGGCACGATCCCGTTCGTGTCCTTCGTGGCCGAGCGATCGGTCACCCGCGAACTGAAGCCTCGGCTCACCGGCGCCGTCACCGAGCGCTGACGGTGCCTGGCCCGTCCAGGCTGCGGCCGAGGTCGTGACGCCGGGCTCAGCCGCGCTCAGGCTGGCGACGGTCGGCATCGTCGAGCCCTGGCGCCCAGGCTGGGCGCGGCACCAGCCGTAGGACGGCCGGCCCAGACGGGCGCGGGCCGCGACGAACCGCCGTCACCGAGATCGAGATCCCCTCGCCGGCCGCCAGCCGGCGTACCAGCCGGTGCGGCCGGCCACCTCCGCCTGGCTGCGAGCCGCCGGGCTGGTCGGGGGAGAACGACACCTCGGCCAGCCGGCCGTGCGCCCGGTGGACGTCGGGGAGGCCACCGTCCCCGAACGGAGCGCTCGGCGCCCGGGGGTCCGGCAGCCGCGAGTACGGAACTCCGGGCCGAGGGCCTGCGACAGGCGCCCGGAACGGGGCCAACAGCTGCGCCGGCTCGGTGCCGAAGGCGACGTGGCGCCCGTCCGACCAGGTCAGCAGGTCGACAGCGAACCGCCCGGTACGGGTGACCAGCAGCCGGCGCGCCCGCGAGTCCCAGACGAGCACGAGCCGGTCCGGTGGCAGCTGGCGCAGGCAGCGCTCACCGATCGCCCGGTAGGCCGCGGCCACGCCCCAGGCCGTGGTGTCCTCGTCCCGTGCCACCCCGCTCGGCTCCGCGACGCTCCCGGGCTCCTGCGGCCCGCCCGGACCGCCCGGACCGCCCAGACCGCCCGGACCGCCAGGCCCGCCCGGACCGCCCGGACCGCCCGGACCGCCCAGACCGCCAGGCCCGACCGCCTCGGCCGCGTCGTGGTGGAGGCCCGTGCCGCCAGGCCGGGCCGCGGGGCAGGGCGGCCAACCGGCGAGCCGCAGGTGGCCGCGGGCCGCGAGCGACACGACCATCAGCCCGCTGTCGTCCACCGCGATCGGCGGAATCGGGCGGCCCGTGTTTCCGGCGGCGGTGACGACCCCGAAGGGGCCGTCGAGATGGACCCCGCGGGCCGCCGGCAGGCCCAGGGAGGATGAGGCGAGCATCGCCGTCAGGGTGGACCGGCGGACGTCCGCTCCGTCCAGCCGCAGCAGGCCGCACAGGGTCACGCCCGCTTCCTCCCGTCCGCCATGGCACCGGCCGCGCGGGCGGCGCAGCAACGAGTGGACGCGCGCCGCGACTACCCAGACGGCCAGGCGACGGCTACCGCGCCGCCATCGGCCCTAGCACATGCTCAGCGACGGAAAGTAGCAGGTAGTCGGGTCGCCGTCCGGCTCCTTGACCGAATTGAGGTCGCCATTTCCGATCGCGGCGAGCCGGTGAGTCCGTGCCTTCCGGTGGTCTCCCCCGAGCCAAGATGGTCGCGTCCGGGATAGGACACACAGTGACAACGATGTCACCGAGCAAGGAATCGCCATGACTGTTGCCGCCGCTGTCCCTTTTCCTCACCTGACGTCGCTCGCGTCCGGGCTGGCGGCAAAAGATCAACTCTCGTCGTCCTGCGGTCCGAGCATCGCCGTCTCCTACCTGCTCGCCTCCGCGGCCGCGCTGGCGGCGCTCGCCTGCGCCGCCAGAATCCGGCTGACGCCGCGCGGCCGGAGGTCCCAGGCGGTGCGCAACGCAGGCTGGACCGCCACGGCGGCCGTCGCGGTCGGAGCGGCGGTCTGGTCGACCCAGCTCGCCGGCACCGTCTCCTGCGCGTATGGCGGGACCGCGCTGTTCGACCTGCGCCTGATCGTCATGAGCGCGCTGGTCGTGCCGCTGGCCACCGGAGCCGGCCTGGCGATCGTCGCGACCAACCCGGCCAGCTCGCGGCGGCTCGTCGCCGGCGGAACCCTGAGCGGGGCCGGCTGGTCGGCCGCCTCCTTCATGACGATCAACGCGTTGCGGGCCACCGGAACGCTTGGCTACGACGCCGTACTGGCGGTCCTTTCCGTGGTGATGAACGTGGCCACCGCGACCGTGCTCTGCTGGGTGGCCTTCCGTCCGGGCGAACGGTACCTGCGGGCCCTCGTGGCCGCCATGCTGCTCGGGGCCGCCATCCGAGGTGGCTACTACACCGCCCTGTCCGCGACCAGAACCATCCCCGACGCGAGGGGCAGCCGGTCGCCGGGACTGGACCCGTTCGCGCTGGGCCTCGTGACCGCGGCCGGGTCGACGATCGTCCTGATGTTCATCGCGGTCGCGGCCGTGGGCGGCCTCCTGCAGCCCCGCGTCGCCGGATTCGGCACCACGACCCGGCTCTGGGCCCCCCGCCGCGGCGGGACCGCAGGCGGCCGGCTGACCACCGACGTCGGTCCGGAGGACACCCAGCTCACGCGACGAGACGACGGTCCCGCGCCTACGGGATCGGAGCCACCGACCACCCCGGCCCGGCTGGCGGGCGCCTCTGCTGGAATCCCGACCGGGCGCCCGTCTGAGGACCTGTCGCCCCGGGCGCCAACCAGGACCGGCGCGCTGGCGGCCACCCGGGACGCGGCCACCTCGCCGCCCGGACGGGTGCCGGTGCGGGAGCCAGGCGCGCCCCTCGCGCACGCCGAGCTGACCTTCGAGGAGCTCGCCTACGTCGGTCGGGCCTTCACCGGCTCGGTGGATGACGCCGTCGATCTGCTCGAACTCGACGACGAGGACCCGGCCGACGAGCGCGCGGCCCCAGTCCAGGCCGCGATCGACGATGTACCGACCGTCGACCCCGGCGACCTCGCACCTTTCGACGACCTGGGTGGAACGACCGCGGTCCCGGCGGGCCCGCGTCCGGCCGCGACGCCGGCGCCGGTGAGTCGCGGGCTGCCGGCCGCGGGCCCGCCGGCCCGGACCGCCGGCCCTGATTCCGGCGAACTGGTCGCGGTGCTGGTGCCGGCGCTCATTCGGGCCCCGCGGTCCGGGCCGCCAACGACGGGCGAGCAGGCCGACGGGCCGGCCACGACGACGACCCCGGCAGCCGGCCCCCCGCCGGCCCACCGCCCGGCAGTACTCACCCCAAGCTCGCCCGTCTGGACCGCCCCGCTCCCGGCCGGGGTACCGGCGGGACCGCCAACCGGGCTGGCAGCCCCGTCGGTACCGCCGATGCCGCTGGTCCCGCCACCGGCGCCCGGGACTGTCGTGCCAGCCGACGAACACGTGGCGCCGTGGCCCGCCGCCGATCCACTGGGGGTCTCCGTCACGGCCGCCAACGGCCCACGCCACGACGGCACGAACGTGCAGGCGGACGGCTCGTGGACCGGTGGCCAGTTCGGCGGGGTGGGACCCGCGCCGAGGTGGGCGGTGCCGCTGTGGTTCCCGCCTCCGGCCTGGTGGTTCCTGACGCCGGCCCTGAGCCGGCACACCACGACTCGCGCGGACGACCCGAGCGCTCCGACCAGGCCACTACGCCTCGCCCAGGCCCACCCCGACCACTGACGAGCGGGCCGGCCGGCGGCAGGTCAGGAGGCCTTGCGCGCCCGGCTGCGGGTCGGTGGCACGAACGAGACGTAGCTCGGGCACTCCGGCAGGTGCTCGTCGAAGCCGGCGAGGTCGGGCCAGTGGCCGTGGCAGCCTCGGCAGTGCGTCGCCGCCTCGTCGGTCCATCGCTGGTCGCAGCCGCCGCAGCTGGCGGTCACCGGGACGTGCTTGGTGCGGCCCGGCTGGCCGAGGCCGCGCAGCGGCACGGGCAACGTCTGCTGGACGCCAGCCACGCGACGCGCCGGCCGGCCGGCGCTCACAGCGACCGTCCTGGCTGCTGACTCCCGATAACCCGCAGCCGAGGCTGACTGGGCCGGCGGGGACGCGACCGGCGGCGCTGACACCAGTGATGCGGACGAAGGGGACCGGCGGGCAGGCACCGGGCCATCCTGTCGCACGGCTGCTCGACGGTCACGTGGCCCCCTCCCACTTCGGCCGCTTCGGCCGCCCCCATCGTGCCGGATCTCCGATATTTGGTCATATGTCGGCCAGGTGAGCGGAAGATCCGGCCGTCTTGATGCCTCCATCGGGCCCGCACCGGCCAGCCCAACCGTCGGACCATGGGCTTCGCCTGGGCCGCAGCACGAATGGCGCGATGTTACGTAGCCGGACCAACCCGTCCGGACGGACCGCCGGGACATCCGGGGTGAGCAACACCACGGGCTCACGCGAGGGTTCCGCGATCTCGCCGAGAGTCCGGACCACTCCCCCCGCCGACCTGCCGGCGGTGCCGCTGGACGACCGATTCGGACAACCCGCGGCGAAGTCACCGAACGGCACCGGGCACGATCGCAGGGCAGACTGCCACCAGGCGTCACGGCTTGGTCTCTTCTGCCCCAGAAGGCGGACGACCACCGGCGTTCGCGGCGCTACGAGCGGGAGAGTGATGATCGACGCGCGTGGGCTGACCAAGCGTTACAGCCGCACGCTCGCGGTCGACGACCTGTCGTTCACCGTGCGGTCCGGCCGGGTGACCGGCTTCCTCGGACCGAACGGCGCGGGCAAGTCGACCACCATGCGGATGATCCTCGGGCTCGACCGCCCGACCGCAGGCGAGGTCCGCATCGGCCGCAGGCGCTACGCGGAGCTGGCCGACCCGATGCGCCACGTCGGTGCCCTGCTCGACGCGAAATGGGTCCATCCGAACCGGTCCGCCCGCGCCCACCTACGCTGGCTGGCCGCCGCCAACCGGCTGCCCGATCGACGGGTCGACGAGGTCCTCGACATCGTCGGGCTCACCGACGTCGCCCACCGCCGGGCCGGCGGCTACTCGCTGGGCATGGCGCAGCGGCTCGGCATCGCCGGCGCGCTGCTGGGCGATCCCGAGGTCATGTTGTTCGACGAGCCGGTGAACGGCCTCGACCCGGAGGGCATCCTCTGGATCCGGCGGCTCATGCACCGGCTGGCCGGCGAGGGCCGGACGGTGTTCGTCTCCAGCCACCTGCTGTCCGAGATGGCACTGACCGCGAAGGATCTCGTCGTCATCGGTCGGGGCCGGCTGATCGCGCAGACCACCACGACCGCGTTCACCGAACAGGCGTCCGGCGCGACGGTCCGGGTTCGCGGGCCGCAGCCACACCAGCTGCGGGCGGTGCTCTCCGCCGGTGGGCTGGCGGTCGAGGAGGTACCGGCGTCCGACGCGGGCCCCGCCGCGTTCGCCATACGCGGTGTGACCACCGAGAAGGTCGGCGAACTCGCCGGCGCGGCCGGCCTCGTCCTGCACGAGCTCGCCGTCCAGCGCGGCTCGCTGGAGGAGGCGTTCCTCCAGCTGACCAGCCGGGACGTCGAGTACCGCGCCGGCGATCGTCCGGACCACCCGCGCGGGTTCGGCGACGACGGCGGGACGGGGACCGCCGCGGACGCGGCCCCGCCCGGTTACGCGGCCCCGCCCGACTACCCGGACCCGCCCCACTACCCGGACCCCCCGGCATACCCGCAGCCGAGCGCCTACCCCGAACCGACGGGCGGACCGGCCTGGGAGGCGGATACCTCATGGTCAGCCTGACACTGCTGCGGGTCGAGCGGATCAAGCTGTTCTCGACCCGGTCGCCCTGGTGGTGCCTGGCGATCGCCACCACCGCGACCATCGGGCTGTCCCTGCTGGTGGCCGCCACGGTCACCAAGGACGACCTGTCGACCTTCACGCCGGCCTCGACCCAGTTCGCCGGCAAGTTCGGTTCGATCATCATGATGGTGATGGCCGTCATGTCGGTCACGACCGAGTACCGGTTCAGCACGATCCGGGTGACCTTCCTCGCGTTCCCGCGCCGCACCGACGCCCTGCTCGCCAAAGCCGCCGTCGTCGCCGGGCTCGCCGGGCTGGCGGGTGAGATCGCCGCCATCGGCTCCTGGGCGGCGTCGGTGCTGCTCCGGCCAGACGCCCCGCTGGCGCTGCGCTATGCGAGGGACTTCCGGATCGTCCTCGGAAGCGGTCTGGTGTACGCGATCGCTGCGGTGATCGCCGTGGCGGCGGGCCTGCTCATCCGGCACTCCGCCGGCGCGATCGCCACCGTGGTGATCTGGAACCTGCTGCTGGAGGACCTGCTGCCGGTCATCCCCCGGATCGGGTCGCACGTCCAGCACTGGCTGCCGTTCACCGCCGCCACCAACTTCCTGTACGACGGCCAGCCACTCGGCACGGACGCGGCGCTAGAGGAGCACATGCCGCTGGGCCCGTGGGGCTCGCTCGCGTACTTCGCCGCCTTCGCCGCCGCGCTGCTGGCCGTGGGCATCATCGTGGCCAGGCGCCGAGACGCCTAGGCGCCGCGCCTCCCAACTGGCACCCGTCCTCTCATGCGCCGTGGCGGCGGAACATGGAGTCGGCACCGCCAGACCGCCACGCGGCCTGAGCCGACGTGGTCGGCTAGGCGCCAAGGCCCCAGCGGTCGCGGCCGGCCCTGTCGCGTTCGGCGGCCTTCATCCGGGCCTCATGGACGTGGCGGCGGCCGCCGGTGAACGTGGTCCGGATGCGCTCGTCGCAAGCGACAAAGGGCTGGTAGTAGAGCTCGTCGTACTCCTCGACGATCTGGAAGGTCCACCGTCCGTCGAGCACGTTGCGCCCGTGCAGCTCGCGGCGCAGCTGGGCGGCCGCCCTCGGGTGCCCGGCCGCCGCCAGGTCCTCGATCGCCTCGGCGAGCGTCCGGTCCGCGTGGCCGGACAGCTGGTGGAACTCGTACAGCGCCCCTCGGGCACGTTCCACCCACTCCAACGCCTCGCCGAGCTTCCCCACCGCCGCGCTGGTCGCCTCGTCCAGGCGCGGCACGGTCATCTCGTCCCCCGGCCGGCCAACGCCGGACGATGTCGCACTGCTAGTCACCCCCGGGCAGTACCCGCCGAGCCAACGCCCACACCGCGTGGACGGTGGGTTCGCCTGACCGGGCGAGCGCAGGAAGCCCACGATCCGTCTGGTGGGCGCGTGAAACCGCGCGCTCATCCGGACGCTTCGGGCCGCCGCCGGCCGGGGGGCTACGGTCAGCCGCTCGGGCGGGCGCGGCTGGGCTGGACCCGGCGCGGCTCGCCGGCCATTTTCGGGTGGTCGGGCGGGTAGGGCATGTCCTCGAGGCCACGATCGCGCTGGTCGCGTTCCCACCACTCGAGCAGGGGCGTGAGGTCGTAGGCCTGTTCGTCGATGCCGGCCCACGGATCCGCCACACGGGCGAACCGGTCTGGCACGGTGCGCACCGTGCAGTCTCGCGGGTCGAGGTCGACGGTCAGCTCGTCCCACGTCAGTGGTGTGGAGACCGGCGCCCACGGTCTGGCCCGGGCGGAGTACGCCGAGGCGATGGTGCGGTCGCGGGCGTTCTGGTTGTAGTCCACGAACACCTTCTCGCCGCGCTGTTCCTTCCACCAGGCCGTCGTGACCAGGTCGGGACGGCGACGTTCCAGCTCGCGGGCGAAGGCGATCGCGGCGTGGCGCACCTCGACGAACGTCCAGCGGGCCTCGATCCGGACGTACACGTGCACGCCGCGGCCACCGCTCGTCTTGGGCCAGCCGGCCCAGCCCAGCTCGTCGAGCAGTGTGCGCGCCTCGCCCGCGACGGTGACCGCGTCGGCGAAGTCGGTACCCGGCTGCGGGTCGAGGTCGATGCGCAGCTCGTCCGGATGGTCGACGTCGGCCCGGCGGACCGGCCACGGGTGGAATGTGATGGTGCCGAGATTGGCCGCCCAGGCGATGACGGCCGGCTCGGTCACACAGATCTCGTCCGCGCTGCGGCCACTCGGAAAGGTGATCCGGACCGTCTCGACGTAGGGCGGGGCGCTCTTCGGCACCCGCTTCTGATAGAAGGCGTCGCCCGGAGTCCCGTCCCGCTGGGCGAGCCGGGCCCCCTCGACCACGCCTTTCGGCCACCGTTCGAGCGTCGTCGGCCGCAGCCGCAGCGCACGCACGATGCCGTCGGTGACGGCCAGGTAGTAACGAACAAGCTCGATCTTGGTCACCTCGGCCTCGGGGAACAGGACTCGTCCGGGGTTGGTCACCCGGACGGTCCGCTCGCCGACGTCGAGTTCAAGCGGGGCTCCGTGCTCGGCCACAGCCACGCGCCGACAGTAACCGCCACGGGGCCCGCCGTCCGGAATCCGCGGCGACTGTCGGCGGGATCAGCCCGGTTCCGGCGTGCTGGGGAAGTCCCGCTTGCGCTGGTACGCCGCGAGCGGCCGCGACGACTCAGCGGGCTCAGACGGCTGCGTCCTGTCGGCCACGCGGTTCCTCCGAAGTGCGTCGCAGGCAAGAACGAGGCCGCGCAGCCGCGGTGACAGCTGGCTACGCGGAGCGCTCGGCGAAGCCGCCTCCTCCGCCGCACGGTCGAAGACGACCTACCTGTCCGCCCACTACCGACGCATCGCCACCCGCCGCGGCAGCAAACGCGCCCTCGTCGCCGTCTCCCACACCATGCTCGTCATCGCCTGGCACCTACTCCACGACCAGACCACCTACCGCGGCCTCGGCCCGGA contains the following coding sequences:
- the ligD gene encoding non-homologous end-joining DNA ligase → MAVAEHGAPLELDVGERTVRVTNPGRVLFPEAEVTKIELVRYYLAVTDGIVRALRLRPTTLERWPKGVVEGARLAQRDGTPGDAFYQKRVPKSAPPYVETVRITFPSGRSADEICVTEPAVIAWAANLGTITFHPWPVRRADVDHPDELRIDLDPQPGTDFADAVTVAGEARTLLDELGWAGWPKTSGGRGVHVYVRIEARWTFVEVRHAAIAFARELERRRPDLVTTAWWKEQRGEKVFVDYNQNARDRTIASAYSARARPWAPVSTPLTWDELTVDLDPRDCTVRTVPDRFARVADPWAGIDEQAYDLTPLLEWWERDQRDRGLEDMPYPPDHPKMAGEPRRVQPSRARPSG
- a CDS encoding ABC transporter permease, with protein sequence MTLLRVERIKLFSTRSPWWCLAIATTATIGLSLLVAATVTKDDLSTFTPASTQFAGKFGSIIMMVMAVMSVTTEYRFSTIRVTFLAFPRRTDALLAKAAVVAGLAGLAGEIAAIGSWAASVLLRPDAPLALRYARDFRIVLGSGLVYAIAAVIAVAAGLLIRHSAGAIATVVIWNLLLEDLLPVIPRIGSHVQHWLPFTAATNFLYDGQPLGTDAALEEHMPLGPWGSLAYFAAFAAALLAVGIIVARRRDA
- a CDS encoding ABC transporter ATP-binding protein; amino-acid sequence: MIDARGLTKRYSRTLAVDDLSFTVRSGRVTGFLGPNGAGKSTTMRMILGLDRPTAGEVRIGRRRYAELADPMRHVGALLDAKWVHPNRSARAHLRWLAAANRLPDRRVDEVLDIVGLTDVAHRRAGGYSLGMAQRLGIAGALLGDPEVMLFDEPVNGLDPEGILWIRRLMHRLAGEGRTVFVSSHLLSEMALTAKDLVVIGRGRLIAQTTTTAFTEQASGATVRVRGPQPHQLRAVLSAGGLAVEEVPASDAGPAAFAIRGVTTEKVGELAGAAGLVLHELAVQRGSLEEAFLQLTSRDVEYRAGDRPDHPRGFGDDGGTGTAADAAPPGYAAPPDYPDPPHYPDPPAYPQPSAYPEPTGGPAWEADTSWSA